A single region of the Gemmatimonadetes bacterium SCN 70-22 genome encodes:
- a CDS encoding L-serine dehydratase, iron-sulfur-dependent subunit alpha: MYKSLADAIRDAESQRTTLAAVALAAESRDQGRTADDIRATLARALDVMRGAVSQGLTGELRSASGLVGGDAAKLRQGPPGPLAGTPFRDVLARALAVQEVNAAMGVIVAAPTAGGAGVLPAVLLGLAEARGVGEEALIDALATAGLIGAVVAERASLSGAEGGCQAETGAAAGMAAGAATEMLGGTPSQAGHAVALAQQGTLGLVCDPLGGLVELPCVFRNATGAAIALAAIEMALAGITFAIPADEVIDTMGEIGRSMDVRYRETAGGGLAATPTGRRLARERLVQIKRAEP, translated from the coding sequence ATGTACAAATCCCTCGCCGACGCCATCCGCGACGCGGAGTCGCAGCGCACGACCCTGGCCGCCGTCGCCCTCGCCGCCGAGTCGCGCGACCAGGGGCGCACGGCGGACGACATCCGCGCGACGCTCGCGCGCGCCCTCGACGTGATGCGCGGCGCCGTGAGCCAGGGGCTCACCGGCGAGTTGCGCTCGGCGTCCGGGTTGGTGGGTGGCGATGCCGCCAAGTTGCGCCAGGGACCGCCCGGCCCACTGGCCGGGACCCCCTTCCGCGACGTGCTGGCCCGGGCCCTGGCGGTGCAGGAGGTGAATGCGGCGATGGGGGTGATCGTCGCGGCCCCGACGGCGGGTGGGGCGGGTGTCCTCCCCGCCGTCCTCCTCGGCCTCGCCGAGGCGCGCGGCGTGGGCGAGGAGGCGCTCATCGACGCCCTGGCCACGGCCGGGCTCATCGGCGCCGTCGTCGCCGAGCGGGCATCGCTGTCGGGAGCGGAGGGGGGGTGCCAGGCGGAGACCGGGGCCGCCGCGGGGATGGCCGCCGGTGCGGCGACCGAGATGCTGGGAGGGACCCCATCCCAGGCGGGCCACGCCGTCGCCCTCGCCCAGCAGGGGACGCTGGGGCTCGTCTGCGACCCGTTAGGCGGGCTGGTCGAGCTTCCGTGCGTCTTCCGCAACGCCACGGGGGCGGCGATCGCGCTCGCCGCGATCGAGATGGCGCTCGCCGGGATCACCTTCGCCATCCCCGCCGACGAGGTGATCGACACCATGGGCGAGATCGGGCGGAGCATGGACGTCCGCTACCGCGAGACCGCCGGCGGAGGGCTGGCCGCCACCCCCACCGGCCGGCGCCTGGCGCGAGAGCGCCTGGTCCAGATCAAGCGCGCCGAGCCCTAG
- a CDS encoding L-serine dehydratase, iron-sulfur-dependent subunit beta: protein MVSLLDIIGPVMVGPSSSHTAGACRLGLLARGLVGGTPQRARIELHGSFARTGEGHGTDKAIAGGLMGFRPDDERLRDALDIMEREGLAYEFEKTKLGEEGETHPNTVRITLERGDRHAVMVGSSLGAGRILVSEVDGFPVEVHGTYHTIVLVAEDIKGSVARIAGLLADDGVNIANLRLTRKQRGGDAFMVIELDDEPGPEVRDHIRALPWVSWAYRLDKVGA, encoded by the coding sequence ATGGTTTCGCTGCTCGACATCATCGGCCCCGTCATGGTGGGGCCGAGTTCCTCGCACACCGCCGGCGCCTGCCGGCTCGGGCTCCTCGCCCGCGGGCTGGTGGGCGGCACGCCCCAGCGGGCCCGCATCGAGCTGCACGGCTCCTTTGCCCGGACCGGCGAGGGGCACGGGACCGACAAGGCGATCGCCGGCGGGCTGATGGGGTTCCGGCCGGACGACGAGCGCCTGCGCGACGCCCTCGACATCATGGAACGCGAGGGGCTCGCCTACGAGTTCGAGAAGACCAAGCTCGGGGAGGAGGGGGAGACCCACCCCAACACCGTCCGCATCACGCTCGAGCGGGGCGACCGCCATGCGGTGATGGTCGGATCGTCGTTAGGCGCCGGGCGCATCCTCGTCTCCGAGGTCGACGGCTTCCCCGTGGAGGTGCACGGCACCTACCACACCATCGTCCTCGTGGCCGAGGACATCAAGGGCTCCGTCGCCCGCATCGCCGGCCTCCTCGCCGACGACGGCGTCAACATCGCCAACCTGCGCCTGACGAGGAAGCAGCGCGGCGGCGACGCATTCATGGTGATCGAGTTGGACGACGAGCCGGGCCCCGAGGTCCGCGACCACATTCGCGCCCTCCCCTGGGTCAGCTGGGCCTACCGCCTCGACAAGGTCGGCGCCTGA
- a CDS encoding excinuclease ABC subunit A, which produces MADEALIVRGAREHNLQNVDVTIPRDKLTVITGLSGSGKSSLAFDTIYAEGQRRYVESLSAYARQFLGLMEKPDVDTIEGLSPAISIEQKTAGHNPRSTVGTVTEIYDYLRLLYARAGTPHCPSCGRPVQRQSAGQITDSVLAWPEGTRIEILAPLVRGRKGEFRELFEAARKQGFLRAMVDGELVELASPPKLNRRQNHDVSIVVDRLLVRGEDRGRLTDSIETALKLADGLVEVVTHAGEQGTQLFSERYGCPTCGISMPELEPRHFSFNSPFGACPACSGLGTRREVSEALIIGDPSLTILEGVILPWGEPDGYLRRVILPGLAKALGFDLNAPWAGLPERIRRVLLHGGAGDAGVAADEKGGARGRAKRATAKAPARRVAASRLPSPVQWEGILANIARRYHETDSDTIRMELDGFMVVRPCGTCAGRRLKPESLAVTVHERNIGEVVELSIGEARRFFDDVPVRGNGRAGLDPEIATPILKEVRERLRFLDDVGLDYLTLGRSAESLSGGEAQRIRLATQIGSRLVGVLYILDEPSIGLHQRDNARLLATLKQLRDLGNTVIVVEHDEDTIREADYVIDLGPGAGKHGGRVVAAGSVQDVMRVPDSLTGRYLKAELKIAVPGARRPVDRGRLLRVEGAREHNLRDLTVDFPLGTFIAVTGVSGSGKSTLVEDILHRTLARHFYRARVIPGEHRRITGLEHIDKVIDIDQSPIGRTPRSNPATYTGVFTPVRELFAEMPEAKIRGYGPGRFSFNVKGGRCEACQGDGLVKIEMHFLPDVYVPCDVCKGKRYNRETLEVRFRGLNVAEVLDLTVEDSLAFFEHQPRIHQKLQTLFDVGLGYIHLGQSATTLSGGEAQRVKLATELSKRDTGRTLYILDEPTTGLHFEDVRLLLDVLHRLVDRGNTVLVIEHNLDVIKTADWIVDLGPEGGTKGGAIVATGTPEEVVRASGSYTGQYLKPMLARR; this is translated from the coding sequence ATGGCCGACGAAGCGCTGATCGTTCGCGGGGCTCGCGAGCACAACCTGCAGAACGTCGATGTCACCATCCCGCGCGACAAGCTCACCGTGATCACGGGGCTGTCGGGGTCGGGGAAGTCGTCGCTCGCCTTCGACACCATCTACGCGGAGGGGCAACGGCGCTACGTCGAGTCGCTGTCGGCCTACGCGCGGCAGTTCCTCGGGCTCATGGAGAAGCCCGACGTGGACACCATCGAAGGGCTGTCGCCGGCCATCTCGATCGAGCAGAAGACTGCCGGGCACAACCCGCGCTCGACCGTCGGGACGGTCACGGAGATCTACGACTACCTCCGTCTCCTCTACGCCCGCGCCGGGACGCCGCACTGTCCCAGCTGCGGGCGTCCGGTGCAGCGGCAGAGCGCAGGACAGATCACCGACAGCGTCCTGGCGTGGCCCGAGGGGACGCGCATCGAGATCCTCGCCCCCCTCGTCCGCGGGCGAAAGGGCGAGTTCCGCGAGCTCTTCGAGGCCGCGCGGAAGCAGGGCTTCCTCCGCGCGATGGTCGACGGCGAACTGGTCGAACTCGCCTCGCCGCCCAAGCTGAACCGCCGGCAGAATCACGATGTCTCCATCGTGGTGGACCGCCTGCTGGTCCGGGGCGAGGATCGGGGGCGGCTCACCGATTCCATCGAGACCGCGCTCAAGCTCGCCGACGGACTCGTGGAGGTCGTGACGCACGCCGGCGAGCAGGGGACGCAGCTGTTTTCCGAGCGCTACGGCTGCCCCACCTGCGGCATTTCCATGCCGGAGCTCGAGCCGCGGCACTTCTCGTTCAACTCGCCCTTCGGGGCCTGTCCCGCCTGCAGCGGCCTCGGGACGCGGCGCGAGGTGAGCGAGGCGCTGATCATCGGCGACCCGTCGCTGACGATCCTCGAGGGGGTGATCCTTCCCTGGGGGGAGCCGGACGGCTACCTGCGCCGGGTCATCCTCCCGGGGCTCGCGAAGGCGCTCGGGTTCGACCTCAACGCCCCGTGGGCCGGGCTCCCCGAGCGCATCCGGCGCGTCCTCCTGCACGGCGGCGCCGGCGACGCGGGGGTTGCGGCTGACGAGAAGGGAGGCGCCCGGGGCCGGGCGAAGCGCGCCACGGCCAAGGCGCCCGCGCGGCGTGTCGCCGCCTCCCGTCTCCCCTCTCCCGTCCAGTGGGAGGGGATTCTCGCCAACATCGCCCGCCGCTACCACGAGACCGACTCCGACACCATCCGGATGGAGCTCGACGGCTTCATGGTGGTGCGCCCCTGCGGGACGTGTGCCGGGCGCCGCCTGAAGCCGGAGTCGCTCGCGGTGACCGTGCACGAGCGCAACATCGGCGAGGTGGTGGAGCTGTCGATCGGCGAGGCGCGCCGCTTCTTCGACGACGTCCCCGTTCGTGGCAACGGGCGGGCGGGGCTCGACCCCGAGATCGCGACGCCGATCCTCAAGGAAGTGCGCGAGCGGCTCCGCTTCCTCGACGACGTCGGGCTGGACTACCTCACGTTGGGCCGGTCGGCCGAGTCGCTGTCGGGGGGCGAGGCGCAGCGCATCCGCCTCGCCACGCAGATCGGGTCGCGCCTCGTCGGCGTCCTGTACATCCTCGACGAGCCGTCGATCGGGCTGCACCAGCGCGACAACGCGCGCCTCCTCGCCACCCTCAAGCAGCTGCGCGACCTGGGGAACACGGTCATCGTCGTCGAGCACGACGAGGACACCATCCGGGAGGCCGACTACGTCATCGACCTCGGGCCGGGGGCGGGGAAGCACGGCGGGCGGGTGGTCGCCGCCGGGAGCGTGCAGGACGTGATGCGCGTCCCCGACTCGCTCACCGGGCGCTACCTCAAGGCCGAGCTGAAGATCGCCGTCCCCGGCGCCCGCCGCCCGGTCGACCGCGGTCGCCTGCTGCGGGTGGAGGGGGCGCGGGAGCACAACCTGCGCGACCTCACCGTCGACTTCCCGTTAGGCACGTTCATCGCCGTCACCGGCGTCTCCGGGTCGGGGAAGTCCACGCTGGTGGAGGACATCCTGCACCGCACGCTGGCCCGGCATTTCTACCGCGCCCGGGTCATCCCCGGCGAGCACCGGCGCATCACGGGGCTCGAGCACATCGACAAGGTCATCGACATCGACCAGTCGCCCATCGGCCGGACCCCGCGCTCGAACCCCGCGACCTACACCGGGGTCTTCACCCCCGTGCGCGAGCTCTTCGCCGAGATGCCCGAGGCCAAGATCCGCGGCTACGGCCCGGGGCGCTTCTCCTTCAACGTCAAGGGGGGGCGCTGCGAGGCGTGTCAGGGCGACGGGCTGGTGAAGATCGAGATGCACTTCCTCCCCGACGTCTACGTGCCGTGCGACGTCTGCAAGGGCAAGCGCTACAACCGCGAGACGCTCGAGGTCCGCTTTCGCGGCCTCAACGTCGCCGAGGTCCTCGACCTCACCGTCGAGGATTCGCTGGCCTTCTTCGAGCACCAGCCGCGCATCCACCAGAAGCTGCAGACGCTCTTCGACGTGGGGCTGGGCTACATTCACCTCGGACAGAGCGCGACCACGCTCTCGGGAGGCGAGGCGCAGCGCGTGAAGCTGGCCACCGAGCTCTCCAAGCGCGACACCGGGCGCACGCTGTACATCCTCGACGAGCCGACCACGGGGCTGCATTTCGAGGATGTGCGCCTCCTCCTCGACGTCCTGCATCGCCTGGTCGACCGCGGGAACACGGTCCTCGTCATCGAGCACAACCTCGACGTGATCAAGACCGCCGACTGGATCGTCGACCTGGGTCCCGAAGGGGGCACCAAGGGAGGGGCGATCGTCGCCACGGGGACGCCGGAGGAGGTCGTGCGCGCGTCGGGGTCGTATACTGGTCAGTACCTGAAGCCCATGCTCGCGCGCCGCTAG